TACGATACCCGACGGCCTGGCGTAGAGCGAGGGCTTTACGACCAAGGTGGTGGTGTCACTGGTGATCGTGTCCACTTCGTTCTGTGCGATGCAGCGGTATTTCCATCCGTTCATCGCACTGTTCACATTGATTACGGTCAGGACACTCCCGTCTGAACTGATTGAATACAGCGAGGGATTGGTCGAGGCAGTGATGGTAGTCCACGTGACGCCATCCTCGGATACCTGCCATGAGAGAGTGGGGGCGGGATGCCCTGTCACGGAGACTCCGATACTCACGCTACCGCGGTCCACCACAGGTTGGTTGACGGCGGGTTGGTCGGTTATGATGGGGACGAGGTAGTCGCCGACCTGCACCAGTGTGGAACGGGAAACGGCGGGATCACCGATATCGTTGGACACGACCACGGAGTAAACGCCGCCATGGCTGGGCTGGGCGCTGGCGATGCTCAGGGTCGAGGTGGTTTCGTTTTCAATGACCTGGCCGTTCTTCATCCACTGGTAGAGGAGTGGTTGCGTGCCGTTGGCCTTGACCGTCAGGATGATGGGATCGCCCACCTCCACCTGGAGGGTCTCGGGCAGGTCGGTGGTGATGTAGGGCGGGGTGGGGACTGCGCCGAACGCAATTTCTCCGATCTCGACGGCCCTTGTGACGTAGGCGTCGGAGGCGGCCTGGCTGGTTCCCACGATCTGCCAGAGTCCGCAGCTCTGTCCGGTCAGGCCCAGTTGCACGTAGTTGTCAGTCCCGATTGTCTCGACGGCCAGATTCAAGGGTTCCCCGGTGAGCATGTTGACAGCCATGACGGTATTGTCCCCCGAGACCGCCATGTCTGCAGGGAGGCGCACTTTGAAGAAGCCCACGCAGTCCTCGTCTTCGTAGGGCAGCAACTGGATGGCGGTGGTGTCATACACGAAGTTGAAGTTGTCCAGCGCGCGGGGATGGTAGGCGACCACGGTGATGCCATCGGTGGTGCGGTAGCGGCGGAGCTTGTAGTTGTCTATCGGATCGTTCGCGGCGTCCACGGGCAGGAAGTCCTGCCTGAGTTTCGCGTCGAGGATTTTCGAGAGTATCGCCTTTTCGACTTCGCGGGTGTTGCCCTTTCCGGGAAGGAAGTGGATGTAGTAGAGGATCCCCTTGGGCAGGGAGTCGTCGCCGACGATGGTTTTCTTCGATACGAGTGGTTTTCCGTTGGCGGAGAGCAGCACATCGTCCGCGGTGGCATATGTGTAGAGGGTGGCATCTCCGTTGATCGTCAAGCCGTCGAAGCGGGTGTCCGCAGTCCAGTCTCCCTGCGCGCTCACGGGCGCGCTTGTGAATGTTTCCACTCCCGAGGCTTGGAGGTCCGATCCCAGAAGCGCGGTGGTTTGGGAGGCTGCGTTGGGTTCGTAGAAGGAAGTCCATCCTTCAAAATAATTCTCCCCGTCGGGGATTTTTCCGAGGGCGAAGCCGTTTGCGACGAAGACTCGATCGGCGGATTGTTTCAGCCAGTCGTGAATCCACTCGACCTCGGCGGCGAGATGATAGGCCGCATCATCCACAAGGATGTCGGGCATCCGGTCGAAATTTCCCATCCCGCGGACCTGGGCGAGGTCGAGTTGCAGTATGGGGTAATGGAGCGAGGCAGCCGCATCCTTGATGTGGTACTCGGGAGTTACTGCGAGCTGGGCCTTGTTGATGTCCGAGGTATGCAGGAGGGCAAAAAATCCTTCGCTACCCGGTTCGCCTGACAGGGGTCTCCTCGCGACGTTTGCGCGTGCGTCGGAGAATGCCAGCGCCTTGGCGGCAAAATCATTGTAGCGACGGGTCAGCATGGGATTTTCCATCGTTATCTCGGAGTCAATCCAGTTCAGCCAGTCGTTCTCCATGCTATCCGGCTCTTGGGATGCGGTCAGATCGTAGGAGGTCAGATACGCCACCTGCGAGGCCCAGTATGGCTCCCCGCTGCCCAGCCCGGTGACGGAGGTCTCAAGTACGAGGCGTTGCTCCTTCGGGGTGCTTGCTGTATCGCTATTTGAATACATCCGTCTGAGCACGGGGCCGCGCTCGTAGGCGGTGAAGTGTTTCGGGTTGCCGAAGTACTCGTGACCTATCACGTGCGGATAGGGCCCGCTCTGGTAGGCGAGGGAGTCGAAGCTGTTGCTATAGTGGTCCTTGTTGGGGATGACTGCGAGTTTGATTCCCCTGCCGTCGGTCTCATAGGCGCTGCGGCCGATGTGCTGGTAGAACTTTATCACCTGGTAGGCGGCGAGCGTGGACATGAGCATGTAGCGTTTTTTCTCCTGCGCCTCGGCGTCGTCTATCAGGGAGGGCGCGCGCTTGGTGGTCGGGCGGAAGTCCGCCCAGTCCGCTGCATAACCAAGGTCCTCGGGCTGCCAGCGGAAGCCGTGCCGCATCTCGAAATAGTCCCAGAAGCCGACAGGCGTCATCGTGCCGTCCTTCAGGAGGCTGGGGCGGTCCGCGGTGTCATTTCCGTTCAGGCTGTCGCGCAGGTTGGCCAGTTCGTTTTCCCCGTGGCCCCAGAAGCCCCCGCTGGCAGGGATCGCGGGCCAGTAGGTCTCGATAAGCTGGAACTCCTTGATCTGCGTCCGGGCCACGCGGTCCAACAGGAGATCGTAGGCACTCCAGACGGCGGGGGATCCGAGGTCAAAATACTTGGTCATGCCGACCGTGCCACCTAGACCGGGAGTGGTGTTGCGGGACTGCCCGTCGGCGGAGGTGAGCCATGCCTGTGCGTCGCTGATGTATTCTGACAGTCCATACGCTCCTCCCTGCTGGTAGACGGTGCCCTCCAGATTGTCCTGCAGCCACTTCTGCGAGCGGGAGAGGCTGGGGAAGGAGACATTGCCCGCGATGCCGAAGTTGCCGATGTCCGCCTTGAGCTGCAGGAGCGTGGCTCTTCCGATATCCGTGTCCAGGATATTGCTCCCTCGTCCAATGAGGAACATGCCGCGCCCGGTGGCCAGTCCTGAGCCGACTCCGGTATTGTCCGAATCCTGCCGGAAGAACTGCGGGAGATTCTGATACGCATCCGCCCCTCCGGTCACCGTCCGGGATTTCTGCCAGAGCGACGAGATGACGGTGTTGCCCGAGTCGAGCGCCTGAGGGCTCTGGATCTGGATGGTGAGGCTGGAGTCCACATCCCCGACAAGGGAAAATTCGAGGTAGTTCACATTCCCCCATGCCGGGTTGTTCTCGCTTCCCGCGGTGAAGGGATCAGCGGCGCTTACCGTCATCTCGACGAAATCAGTGGTCGCCGCGGTGAGTGCGACCTCCTTGCGCCAGTAGTCTGATTGTCCCGACAGGCGTCTGTGCGCCTTGACCACCAGCTTCACATTGGCGCCCTCCACCGCCAGCACCTTATATTTGAGCGACAGCTTGTTGAAATTCGCGACTGTAGGCAGCCACCACTCATCGGACGTCCAGCCGAGAAGGAAACCCTGGGGGTTGGCGTCCTTAGCGATCGAATACTGGAGTGTGACGGGGTCGGAGTTTTTGACCACGGAGATATCGGCGGTTCCCTTGTGTTCGTAGGTGAGGAAGTGCTCGCTGTTGCGGACCTGCTCCTCGAACTCGATGGTCAGGCTCGGTGCGTTCACCGTGGTTCCCGCCGCGCCATACACGTCTATGAGCGCACGCTCTCCGAGTCCTTCCTGGTCGGGAGCCATCACCACCATGTACAGGAGCCTCCCTCCATCGAATGCGTTCTGGGCCTTGGATACAAAGTCCGGCGTGCTTGTGAAGAATATAACAGGCGAGGAGTCCTTGGTGTTCCGGGTCACCGAGGCGAGGAGTGCCCCGGTGGTGCCTCCGGGAGTTGTCCAGGCGGTTCCGGTGGAGGCATTCTTCCATGTCACCTGGGCGGGGGTGAATGCCTCGGTCAGTTCGTACACTCCGAGCGATGCATCCTTGGTGACGCTGTTCCCATCGACATTGCGCATCCTGAGCGCCAAGCTTGCGTTGGTGATCTTGGCCCCCTCGGGTAGACCCGAAAGGTCAAAATAAAAAACCATTCTCAGGCTGCCTGTGGCATTGACGCTTCCGATGAACGCGCTGGTATCGACACCCACGGTCAACTCTTGGTCGGAGCGGATCAGGCGGGTCCGCGAGCCATCGTATTGGGCAGTCGGGAGATTCATCTGCTGAAAGGTCATCGTGCCTGCAATGCTGCCGAGCATTGCGACAAGGAAACATGTTGTGGACAGCAATAACTTGTATATTTTCATGATAGCGGTGGTCTTGAATGGGCGTTCAATCAACATGCGCCGCGAGGAAGAATGTATCCGCAACAAGGGGTGTGGGATTAACTCCGATTCGGGTAACATGGTGACGGGAAAAAGGGATTGGGTCTATTCTTGTGAGCGTCGTATTTTCTGACCAGTAGATCCACAGGGATAGCAAAAGAACCGTTCAACCCGGTGAACATCGGGATTTCCGTAGGTCCTATTTTTTGCGGATGATCACGACATCCACCCCCTCGGCGCGGTTCCTGATGCGAAGCCCGCCGGGTACATGCACCCGATAGTGCCAGCAACCGCTTTTCAATTGTCCATGCACATTTACGACACCTCCGGCCACGGGTACGGAGCCTCGCAGCCATTTCAGGTTTCCGGGACAAGGAGCGAACTCGATCAGGGACGGGTTTTTCACATCCGGCTTTACCCCCAAGATGGCGTGCGACAGGTAAAAGGTCGGCGCGGAGGCCCAGCCGTGGCAGTGACTGCGCGTGAGGCGCCCGGTGGACAGCGTCCAGAGTTCCCAGAATGACGACGCGCCCTCCGCCAGCATGAATCCCCAGTCGCGGCGGATTATATCCAGGATCTCCCTCCCCCGGTTCTCCTGTGCCAATACTTCCAATACAAAGAACATGAAGAACGGGCTCCCGGCTTTCACAAAAGCTCGGGGAGGATTTTCCACTACCTGGCGACAACGGATGGCACGCGCTCCCCCCGCCACGCCTGAAATCAGCGCGGTGGTCTGCGTCTGTTGGCTGAAGACATCGCTGCGTGAACCGTCCTTGTGTATGCAATCCAGATAGGCCTCGTGCGCCTCGTCCCACAGGTGGCGGTTGATCGAGCGGGCAAGGCTGCCCGCGGCTTTTTTCCAGTTCCTGGCATCCTCCTTTTTGCCGAGTGCGGCGGCGAGTGATGCGGCGTCATTCAGTCCCAGCACGGCGAGGCAATTCTGGTGGGTGATGATGCCGTCGCTCGGTATATCCATGGCAGCCCAGTCGAAGAGACTCCACGCATGCAGCCTGAAAAGCCCCTCTTCGGTCCGCAGTTTCAGGATGCCTTTGATATTGCGACGGAGCCACGGGTAGAGCGTCCCGATGCCCTTTTTGTCACCTGTCCATTGATAGTACTCCTTGACGGACCTCAGCCACAGGAAGCTGAACGCGGGCAGGATATTGTCCCACGCGCTCGGCACATGGCTCTCGATGATCGGGCTGCGTTCGAGGCTCTGGCCCGCCTGCAAAAGACAATGGTGCCAGAGACGCGAGTCGCCGTTTGCAATCCAGTCCACGAGCCCCTCGTTGCGCGAATCGCCCACCCAGTGCGTCTGCTCATAGGTGGGGCAGTCCGTGTAGGTGTCCTCCGCGCACCAGCGCAACGTATCCGCGCCGACCTGCCAAATCCGGTTGAGTTGCTCGTCCGAGCAGGCAAAGTTTCCGAGCCTGCGCTGCGGGTAGGTGGATACGCAGACCTTCAGGTCGTATATAAACAGCGGCCTCCCAAGATTTCTGGCCGTCACATACATGTATTGAAACCCCCTGCGCTGGAGACTGCGGAATGACTGTATGCCCTCGCGGCAGGTGTAGCGGAAGGAGCAGTTCATCCCGTTGGCCAGATTGATGCGGCCATCGACTTGTATGAACTCGAAGAAATGGAAATCCAGCACCGCGTCCTCGGGAGCGTCGATCGAGAACTCGACATTGCCCACGAGCATCTTTCCAAAATCTACCAGCATCCGGATATCATGTCCTTTGGCTGGCGGGTCCAGCCTCCAAGCTCCATTCCCCGATAGCAATGGGGCGGGATCGACGGCGGGGAGGGAGCGTGTCACCTTGTCCCCGGCACTGCTGCCAAACGAGTCTGCCTCCGCAGGGCGTATCGGCTGGAGCCACGGACTCTCCGCCCATCCGCGCCACTCCGCTTCACTGGCGAATGGTATTCTCCCTGCGATCCCGGCCGTGGCATCGGGGCTGATGGCGGCTGCCTGCAACACGCGCGGGAAATCCACCTGCCTGCGCATGGCCGCCACGCGGTCCTCGTCCATGGGGAAGGGCCCGGCAAATGCCCAGCCTTCATCTCCCTCTTTGCCACGGCACGCCCAGCGCAACGGATGATTCGCCCGCACCGAAAGCACGAAGGCTGGGAGGTGCGCCCCGCCCGCGGGCAGTGACGACGCCATCTTGTCATTGTATCCCGGATACGGAAATACCAGCCTGTTCCAGCCCCGGCGAAAGGCGACTTCCTGCCCGACGATGTCGTGGTCCGCATCATCGGGCACGGGCGGCATCACCTCACCGTTCAGCCAGAATTTCGCACTGTGATGGTGGGGGCGTATAAGTGTGACGGTCTGGCTGCGCGCGCTGTGCGCCAAAGTAGTCAGAAAACCCTTCACGAAGCAAAAGCGCGAGGTGTGGTCCTCCGGTGCGAAGCAGGGCTTGAGATTAAAATTCCAGACGGATTGCGCGGGTTTCACTTCCTCCACCCCGACTAGGCGCACCGGACGGATGCTCTCTCCCCCGAGGAAGGGGATGGGCCGTGGCGACATCCGCTTGTGGGAATCCGGTACGATCAAGGCTTTTGTCCAGCCCCGGGTTTCCCTGTAGTCTGCCTGCCGCCAGTCGTCCTCTTTTCTCGCATCGTATTGCTCCTCGAATGCCTCCTGCACGCATATGCGGGGGACATCCTCGCGTTCGGCCTGCGCGCGTGAGCACATCCAGTCGTCGCCTGTCTCGCACACGGTATTCTTCTTTTCATCCGTGATACGGGCGCACAGGCCCGGCTCTGCCGGGATATACTGAAAATTCCCGTCCTTCCAGTGGTTGACCAGCACAGCGATCACATTTTTCCCCGCAGTCAGCCACGGAGTGATGTCATGGGTTTCAAAATACCAGTGTTTGGGCCAGGAGCGAATCGGGCCAAACCCGGCGAGGTTGCCATTGATCCAGACCCAGTATCGTGAATCCGCGGAGATCCTCAGGGTGTGCCGCCAGCCTTTTCCCGCTGAAAATGTCTTTCGGAAACGCACGAGGGCATTGGGAAAAGGGGATGGCTGTCTGGTCCAGATCCAAGAGGCATTCAAAACGGAATCATCGGGGGATTTTTTCATGTTTATTTGTAAAGGGGGTAAATCCTGCGAGGACAACTCCCGCCCTCAGGTGAAAACCCGACGGGTTCATCCTGTTGAACAATCAAACGGGTTTCCGGTAGCGCGGGGTTGAAACAGCGGATGATGCGCCTTCATGACAGATACGCCTCGCCTGTTTCAATCAATCCCATCCCTCCCCCGAATGAAAGGACTTCTCGCGCTTGTACTCATTTGTCTCTGTCTGGTTGTGTACGGGGTGGATGCCGACGATGATTTCTGGGATATCCGGGTGATGCAGCAAACGCCGCAGGTGGAGTGGGGGGAGCGAATTGGGCTGGCGCAGGAGGTCCGTTATGCGGGCGTCCCGTATGAGGGGCGTCCGACGCAGGTCTTTGCATACATCGCGAAGCCGGCGTCCGGCGAGGGATCGTTTCCCGCCGTGGTGCTGGTGCATGGAGGCGCGGGAAAGGCGTATCGGGAATGGGCGGAATTGTGGGCGAGAAAAGGATACATTGCCATCGCGATGGACCTGACAGGGAAGGGGCCGACGGGTGAGCGTCTCCGGCAGGCGGGCCCGGAGATGAACCAGGCAAACATCTTTTTGCCCTCCGAAAACGATGTGGGATTGCGAAACGGTTGGATATACCACGCCGTCGCCGCCGTGGTGAGGGCGCGCTCCCTGCTGGCGGACATGCCGGAGGTGGACCAGGGCAGGGTGGGGATCACGGGCATAAGCTGGGGTGGTTTTGTTACCTGCCTCGTTGCCGGGATGGATCATCGATACGGCGCGGCTGTGCCTGTATATGGATGTGGATACATTTGCGAGGGCGGTTTCTGGAAGAATACTTTCCGGCGGATGAGCCCCGCATATCGGGAGCGCTGGATTCGCCTGCTGGAGCCTTCGAGTGTCCTAGCCCGGGTGAAATGCCCAATCTTGTTTGTGAACGGAAATAGCGACACGCATTTCCCGCCTGAGAACACTTCGCGCAGTGCGCTCCTGGTCGATGAGGCGCTGCGGCATGTGACCTTCATTGACAAGCTGCGGCACGGGCACAACTGGAAGATTCCGGAGGTGGACGCCTTTGTGAACGATGTTCTGAATGGAAAAGCATCTCTCATGCGCATTTTGCGCCCGGTGGTTTCAGGAGGCGAGGTGATCGCTACAGTGGTTGGGTCATATGAGGCGGAGGATGTGTTTTTGTACCACGTACCCCGGGCGGTGTCCTGGAAGGAAAGGGAGTGGAAAAAATTCCCCGCAAAGACCGATGGACGGGAAATCCGTGTCAGCCTGTCTGATTGCGGGGATGCGGTCTTCTATTTTTCGGTGAAGGATGACCGGGAACTGGAGAGCACCAGCATTTGCGGGACGGTGGATTAGCAAGCGCGCTCTATTGCCTTCGGAGTTGTGTCCATCCTGTTGAACGGTTTGTCCCGCTGGCTGCATAATGGATTCGTCCATACGCGGATTTATCCCACTAAATAATATAGCTGCTGACATCCCCATGCTGGCAGCCAACCCAATCCACAATGATGAAAAACCTCCGCTTTTTTGCGCTGTTCGCGCTTTTGTCTGCGATGCTCCCCGCGCTCCGGGCTGAGATGCTCTCTTTCCAGTTTGACGTAAAGCCCCACGCGTCCTTCAAGGGCGTATCTGATACTTACATCCGCGCAGATAATCCGGCGGTGAAAAATCCCGCATCCTCGGGGCTGAACGTCGGCACGGTGGCGGGCAAGGAGCAGAATGCCATGCGCACATTGCTCTTCTTCCATGTGGCCGCGATTCCCGAAGGCTCGAAAATCAAGAGCGTCAGCCTGCGTCTCTCCGTCCGCTCCGCCGCGGACAAGGACCTCGTGGTGGAAGTACACGAGCTTACCCGGCCCTTCGCAGCGTCCTATGCCTCGTGGAAAAATGCGACGCAGGACATCGAGTGGAAGACGCCGGGCGGTGATGCGGGAAACATGCTTGCGGAGCAGACCGTCCGCTCCGGCACTGCTGCGGGAGCATGGATCGCCTTTGAAAAGTCCGATGCGCTTGTGAAGGCGGTGCAGGCGGCGATTGATAACGGGTGGCCCTTGTGCTTCGTCCTCCTCGCGCCGCGCCAGGAAAAACGCGCAGACCGCGCCTTTGTATCCTTCAACTCAAGCGAAACCCAGAACGTCAACCTGCGTCCCGAGTTTGTCGTGGAGCTTGAGAAACCGTAAGCCGCGGAAACCGTATTCAACCCGAAATACACCGACTATGAAAAAGACGCGCTACTCCGTCATACTTGGGAATTTGGGCAACACCTGCGACCGTTATCTATCTTCTGGATACAAGGACAATCTTCCGAAGGAGGAGATGATAAGACAAGCGGCGACGATTGACGGCGTGCAGGGGCTGGAGCTGGTCGGATCTTGGGACATCACCCGCAAAAACGTGAAGGAAGTGCAGGCGCTCCTTGTCGGCAACGGACTGGAGTGCGTCTCGATCATCCCGGATTTCTTTTCGCACAAGCAATGGGGCTCCGGCAGCTTTTGTGCAAAGGACCCGACCATCCGCAGACTCTCGCTCGAGGAGGCGCGCACCGCCGCACGCATCGCCCGGGAGATGTCCTGTCCGCTCGTGAATTTCTGGCTGGGGCAGGACGGGTATGATTACCCGATGCAGGCGGACTACATGACCGAGCGCAAGTGGATGGCCGAGGGACTGGCGACGGTCGCCTCGGAGTTTTCCGACCTGCGCTTCGCGTTTGAATACAAGCCACGTGAGCCGCGCAACCGCTCCTATCATGCCCGCGCCGCCGACACGCTGCTCATGGTGCAGGAGATCGGCCTGCCGAATGTCGGCGTGTGCATCGATGTGGGCCACGCCCTGATGGCGGGCGAGAACGTGGCCGAGTCCGCGGTCATGCTGCATCACTACGGCGACAAACTCTTCCACATGCACTTTAACGACAACTACCGCGCCTGGGATGACGATATGATCGTCGGGTCGCTGCATTTCGTGGAGTACGTGGAACTGCTCTTCTGGCTGCGCGAGATCGGCTACAACGGCTGGTACTCGATGGACCAGTATCCATATCGTGAGGACGGCATGCGCGCCGTGCGCGAGAGCGTCCGCTTCCTGCAGGGCGTAGAAAAACTGCTCACGCCCGAAAACATGGCGGCGATGCGCGCCCTCGTCGCCAAGGGTGACGCCACCGAATCCACCGCCTTCTTCCGCGAACTGATCATGCCCACGCACAAGGGCTGAGCGGCATATCCCCGAAGGGCGGACCTATCGTCGCTTCTGATTGGGAAAACCTCTCCTTCATTTCCAAGACGGTCTCCGACAGGAGATCGTTTTTTTATTCATTTAAGCATCCTATCAGCACCACTGGATAGATGTTATCTTTTTTTCCCCATAACTGCAAACGCTCGGCTTCAGAAATCTTTTTCGCATCGACGACCTTG
This genomic stretch from Termitidicoccus mucosus harbors:
- a CDS encoding sugar phosphate isomerase/epimerase family protein, producing the protein MKKTRYSVILGNLGNTCDRYLSSGYKDNLPKEEMIRQAATIDGVQGLELVGSWDITRKNVKEVQALLVGNGLECVSIIPDFFSHKQWGSGSFCAKDPTIRRLSLEEARTAARIAREMSCPLVNFWLGQDGYDYPMQADYMTERKWMAEGLATVASEFSDLRFAFEYKPREPRNRSYHARAADTLLMVQEIGLPNVGVCIDVGHALMAGENVAESAVMLHHYGDKLFHMHFNDNYRAWDDDMIVGSLHFVEYVELLFWLREIGYNGWYSMDQYPYREDGMRAVRESVRFLQGVEKLLTPENMAAMRALVAKGDATESTAFFRELIMPTHKG
- a CDS encoding family 78 glycoside hydrolase catalytic domain gives rise to the protein MKKSPDDSVLNASWIWTRQPSPFPNALVRFRKTFSAGKGWRHTLRISADSRYWVWINGNLAGFGPIRSWPKHWYFETHDITPWLTAGKNVIAVLVNHWKDGNFQYIPAEPGLCARITDEKKNTVCETGDDWMCSRAQAEREDVPRICVQEAFEEQYDARKEDDWRQADYRETRGWTKALIVPDSHKRMSPRPIPFLGGESIRPVRLVGVEEVKPAQSVWNFNLKPCFAPEDHTSRFCFVKGFLTTLAHSARSQTVTLIRPHHHSAKFWLNGEVMPPVPDDADHDIVGQEVAFRRGWNRLVFPYPGYNDKMASSLPAGGAHLPAFVLSVRANHPLRWACRGKEGDEGWAFAGPFPMDEDRVAAMRRQVDFPRVLQAAAISPDATAGIAGRIPFASEAEWRGWAESPWLQPIRPAEADSFGSSAGDKVTRSLPAVDPAPLLSGNGAWRLDPPAKGHDIRMLVDFGKMLVGNVEFSIDAPEDAVLDFHFFEFIQVDGRINLANGMNCSFRYTCREGIQSFRSLQRRGFQYMYVTARNLGRPLFIYDLKVCVSTYPQRRLGNFACSDEQLNRIWQVGADTLRWCAEDTYTDCPTYEQTHWVGDSRNEGLVDWIANGDSRLWHHCLLQAGQSLERSPIIESHVPSAWDNILPAFSFLWLRSVKEYYQWTGDKKGIGTLYPWLRRNIKGILKLRTEEGLFRLHAWSLFDWAAMDIPSDGIITHQNCLAVLGLNDAASLAAALGKKEDARNWKKAAGSLARSINRHLWDEAHEAYLDCIHKDGSRSDVFSQQTQTTALISGVAGGARAIRCRQVVENPPRAFVKAGSPFFMFFVLEVLAQENRGREILDIIRRDWGFMLAEGASSFWELWTLSTGRLTRSHCHGWASAPTFYLSHAILGVKPDVKNPSLIEFAPCPGNLKWLRGSVPVAGGVVNVHGQLKSGCWHYRVHVPGGLRIRNRAEGVDVVIIRKK
- a CDS encoding immunoglobulin domain-containing protein: MKIYKLLLSTTCFLVAMLGSIAGTMTFQQMNLPTAQYDGSRTRLIRSDQELTVGVDTSAFIGSVNATGSLRMVFYFDLSGLPEGAKITNASLALRMRNVDGNSVTKDASLGVYELTEAFTPAQVTWKNASTGTAWTTPGGTTGALLASVTRNTKDSSPVIFFTSTPDFVSKAQNAFDGGRLLYMVVMAPDQEGLGERALIDVYGAAGTTVNAPSLTIEFEEQVRNSEHFLTYEHKGTADISVVKNSDPVTLQYSIAKDANPQGFLLGWTSDEWWLPTVANFNKLSLKYKVLAVEGANVKLVVKAHRRLSGQSDYWRKEVALTAATTDFVEMTVSAADPFTAGSENNPAWGNVNYLEFSLVGDVDSSLTIQIQSPQALDSGNTVISSLWQKSRTVTGGADAYQNLPQFFRQDSDNTGVGSGLATGRGMFLIGRGSNILDTDIGRATLLQLKADIGNFGIAGNVSFPSLSRSQKWLQDNLEGTVYQQGGAYGLSEYISDAQAWLTSADGQSRNTTPGLGGTVGMTKYFDLGSPAVWSAYDLLLDRVARTQIKEFQLIETYWPAIPASGGFWGHGENELANLRDSLNGNDTADRPSLLKDGTMTPVGFWDYFEMRHGFRWQPEDLGYAADWADFRPTTKRAPSLIDDAEAQEKKRYMLMSTLAAYQVIKFYQHIGRSAYETDGRGIKLAVIPNKDHYSNSFDSLAYQSGPYPHVIGHEYFGNPKHFTAYERGPVLRRMYSNSDTASTPKEQRLVLETSVTGLGSGEPYWASQVAYLTSYDLTASQEPDSMENDWLNWIDSEITMENPMLTRRYNDFAAKALAFSDARANVARRPLSGEPGSEGFFALLHTSDINKAQLAVTPEYHIKDAAASLHYPILQLDLAQVRGMGNFDRMPDILVDDAAYHLAAEVEWIHDWLKQSADRVFVANGFALGKIPDGENYFEGWTSFYEPNAASQTTALLGSDLQASGVETFTSAPVSAQGDWTADTRFDGLTINGDATLYTYATADDVLLSANGKPLVSKKTIVGDDSLPKGILYYIHFLPGKGNTREVEKAILSKILDAKLRQDFLPVDAANDPIDNYKLRRYRTTDGITVVAYHPRALDNFNFVYDTTAIQLLPYEDEDCVGFFKVRLPADMAVSGDNTVMAVNMLTGEPLNLAVETIGTDNYVQLGLTGQSCGLWQIVGTSQAASDAYVTRAVEIGEIAFGAVPTPPYITTDLPETLQVEVGDPIILTVKANGTQPLLYQWMKNGQVIENETTSTLSIASAQPSHGGVYSVVVSNDIGDPAVSRSTLVQVGDYLVPIITDQPAVNQPVVDRGSVSIGVSVTGHPAPTLSWQVSEDGVTWTTITASTNPSLYSISSDGSVLTVINVNSAMNGWKYRCIAQNEVDTITSDTTTLVVKPSLYARPSGIVFDTTGVLYITDSELHTVHRVTTAGVSGILAGVSGAPSVVNGPGSEAKFDTPRGIHIHNNSLIVADSGNSLFRSISTNNGTVSAYVGPLAGLLNASGLTSDTIGVVITDSGNHVIARRSSTDVVTVFAGSKGQSGFVDGPGADARFNKPTGITFGSDGKFYIADTGNNAIRVLARGGSGWEVSTLVDANDGLNAPRGIVASGSGADMVLYVADTGNSVICEITLDGVVTPLTGHPGIDEIAGVPGYRDGTGSNAWFNLPEDITIGPDGSLYVADTGNGMIRRITFNADDEAVVSTMEINGNPPPPAPPAPKPAGSHKGGGGAPGMWLYAGLSLLVLARFTRVRKA
- a CDS encoding dienelactone hydrolase family protein, producing MKGLLALVLICLCLVVYGVDADDDFWDIRVMQQTPQVEWGERIGLAQEVRYAGVPYEGRPTQVFAYIAKPASGEGSFPAVVLVHGGAGKAYREWAELWARKGYIAIAMDLTGKGPTGERLRQAGPEMNQANIFLPSENDVGLRNGWIYHAVAAVVRARSLLADMPEVDQGRVGITGISWGGFVTCLVAGMDHRYGAAVPVYGCGYICEGGFWKNTFRRMSPAYRERWIRLLEPSSVLARVKCPILFVNGNSDTHFPPENTSRSALLVDEALRHVTFIDKLRHGHNWKIPEVDAFVNDVLNGKASLMRILRPVVSGGEVIATVVGSYEAEDVFLYHVPRAVSWKEREWKKFPAKTDGREIRVSLSDCGDAVFYFSVKDDRELESTSICGTVD
- a CDS encoding DNRLRE domain-containing protein; the protein is MMKNLRFFALFALLSAMLPALRAEMLSFQFDVKPHASFKGVSDTYIRADNPAVKNPASSGLNVGTVAGKEQNAMRTLLFFHVAAIPEGSKIKSVSLRLSVRSAADKDLVVEVHELTRPFAASYASWKNATQDIEWKTPGGDAGNMLAEQTVRSGTAAGAWIAFEKSDALVKAVQAAIDNGWPLCFVLLAPRQEKRADRAFVSFNSSETQNVNLRPEFVVELEKP